A stretch of Pseudomonas taetrolens DNA encodes these proteins:
- a CDS encoding YebC/PmpR family DNA-binding transcriptional regulator encodes MGAQWKVKHKADAANARGKIFGKLAKELTVAARNGADPDMNSHLRLVYEQAKKASMPADTIKRAINKGAGIGTDAVQYHRVTYEGFAPHQVPLIVECLTDNVNRTVAEIRVAFRKGQLGASGSVAWDFNHVGMIEAKPDTPDADPEMAAIEAGAQDFEPGEEEGTTLFITETTDLDAVQKALPEQGFTVLSAKLGYQPKNPVSGLSDEQMAEVEAFLETLDNQDDVQEMFVALA; translated from the coding sequence ATGGGCGCACAGTGGAAGGTTAAACACAAAGCGGACGCCGCCAATGCACGCGGCAAAATTTTCGGCAAACTGGCCAAGGAGCTGACGGTTGCTGCCCGTAACGGCGCAGACCCGGACATGAACTCGCACCTGCGTCTGGTTTACGAACAGGCCAAAAAAGCGTCGATGCCAGCGGACACCATCAAGCGCGCCATCAACAAGGGTGCCGGCATCGGTACCGATGCCGTGCAATACCATCGCGTGACCTACGAAGGTTTTGCCCCGCACCAGGTGCCGCTGATCGTTGAGTGTCTGACCGATAACGTCAACCGCACCGTCGCTGAAATTCGTGTGGCATTCCGCAAGGGCCAACTGGGTGCTTCGGGTTCGGTTGCCTGGGATTTCAACCATGTAGGCATGATCGAGGCCAAGCCGGATACCCCCGATGCCGACCCCGAAATGGCCGCCATCGAAGCCGGTGCCCAGGACTTCGAGCCGGGTGAAGAAGAAGGTACGACCTTGTTCATCACCGAAACGACTGACCTCGACGCCGTACAAAAAGCCCTGCCGGAACAAGGCTTCACTGTGCTGTCGGCCAAGTTGGGCTACCAGCCGAAAAATCCGGTGAGTGGCTTGAGCGACGAACAAATGGCCGAAGTCGAAGCTTTCCTCGAAACCCTGGACAACCAGGACGACGTGCAGGAAATGTTTGTGGCACTGGCCTGA
- a CDS encoding FAD-dependent oxidoreductase yields MRPFWLEQALALDSGVPCEALTGDTRAQVCIVGGGYTGLWTAIMLKEQNPELDVLLIEADICGAGASGRNGGCALSWSAKYFTLERLFGVEEAVRLVKASEQSIYAIGAFCEKYAIDADYRLDGTLYTATNAAQVGSTDSVIAALERQSINSFSKLAVEDVQRRAGSAQHLEGWFSPAAASVQPGKLVRGLRRVALQLGVRIHENTPMTGLEEGTPALIRTPDGSIRADRVVLGMNAWMARAFPQFERSVAIVSSDMLITRPRPDLLQEIGLTSGVTVLDSRIFVHYYHNTPDGRIMLGKGGNTFAYGGRMSPAFDRPSPYAGLLQKSLQQFFPAFAGVEVEATWNGPSDRSVTGLPFFGQMSPYGNVFYGFGYSGSGVGPCHMGGQILASLVQGQINDWTRSPLVDGPLGYFPPEPIRYLGSLMVRNAIRRKERAEDHGRRPRHLDVRLAKFAAAAGKADKA; encoded by the coding sequence ATGCGACCTTTTTGGCTGGAACAGGCGCTCGCGTTAGACAGTGGCGTCCCATGCGAAGCGTTGACCGGTGACACCCGTGCCCAAGTCTGCATTGTGGGAGGCGGTTACACCGGGTTGTGGACGGCGATCATGCTCAAGGAACAAAACCCGGAGCTGGACGTGCTGCTGATTGAAGCCGACATCTGTGGGGCAGGTGCCAGCGGGCGTAATGGCGGCTGCGCGCTGTCGTGGTCGGCCAAGTACTTCACCCTTGAGCGACTGTTCGGGGTCGAGGAGGCGGTACGGCTGGTTAAAGCGTCGGAGCAGAGCATTTATGCCATCGGCGCGTTCTGCGAGAAGTACGCCATCGATGCCGATTATCGACTGGATGGCACTCTGTATACCGCGACCAATGCGGCGCAGGTGGGCTCAACCGATAGCGTGATCGCTGCGCTGGAGCGTCAGTCGATCAACTCGTTCAGTAAGCTGGCGGTAGAGGACGTGCAGCGTCGGGCCGGCTCGGCCCAGCATCTGGAGGGCTGGTTTTCTCCAGCAGCGGCCAGTGTGCAGCCGGGTAAGCTGGTGCGGGGTTTGCGTCGGGTAGCGTTGCAATTGGGCGTGCGAATTCATGAGAACACTCCGATGACCGGGCTGGAAGAAGGAACGCCTGCGTTGATTCGAACACCTGATGGCAGTATTCGTGCTGATCGCGTGGTGTTGGGGATGAACGCCTGGATGGCGCGGGCGTTCCCGCAGTTCGAGCGCAGTGTGGCGATTGTCTCCAGCGACATGCTGATCACCAGGCCGCGCCCGGACTTGCTGCAGGAAATCGGCCTGACCAGCGGTGTCACGGTGCTGGATTCGCGGATTTTCGTGCACTACTACCACAACACCCCGGACGGCCGGATCATGCTCGGGAAGGGCGGTAATACGTTTGCTTATGGGGGCCGGATGTCGCCAGCATTTGATCGACCTTCCCCCTATGCAGGGTTACTGCAAAAAAGTCTGCAGCAGTTTTTTCCTGCCTTTGCCGGGGTGGAGGTCGAAGCCACCTGGAACGGCCCTTCGGATCGATCGGTTACCGGCTTGCCGTTCTTTGGGCAGATGAGCCCCTACGGCAATGTGTTCTATGGCTTTGGCTATTCGGGGAGTGGCGTCGGGCCATGCCATATGGGCGGACAAATCCTGGCATCGCTGGTGCAAGGCCAAATCAATGACTGGACGCGCTCGCCGTTGGTCGACGGGCCTCTGGGGTATTTCCCGCCTGAGCCCATTCGTTACCTGGGGTCGTTGATGGTGCGTAACGCCATCCGCCGCAAGGAACGGGCGGAGGATCATGGGCGCCGGCCCCGGCATTTGGACGTACGGCTGGCCAAATTTGCAGCCGCGGCGGGCAAGGCTGATAAGGCTTAA
- a CDS encoding MFS transporter, with product MNNSIATIKRWRVQIFAITWLAYAAFYFTRKAFSVAKLGIGEDPAFHMDKMAMANLDAIYLAAYAVGQFTWGILADRFGPRVVVLGGLIISALAALVMGTYATLPIFATCMLIQGLAQSTGWSGLCKNIGSFFPAQQRGRVLGLWSSCYAFGGLVASPFAGWWAYTLIGSWHAAFISSAAVVGLVAVLFFIFQRNRPEDVGLPAVEPEPEMSDEERAAEKRISVWAPLREIMRNRTVLTLGLAYFMLKPARYAILLWGPVIVFEQMPQVGKVGAAIIPTAFELAGLLGPIMIGLASDKIFGARRMPACILSLFALTISLAFFMGALHSGSVMLVVALLFIMGLTLYGPDSMISGAAAIDFGTAKAGATAAGFVNGCGSVGAILGGLLPGYFDTVTVFIVFAGCALFASLVLIPHWNSRPAGYKQECPFVPNNSLLIKPLRT from the coding sequence ATGAATAACTCCATTGCCACTATCAAGCGTTGGCGCGTGCAGATTTTTGCCATCACTTGGCTGGCCTATGCAGCCTTCTACTTCACTCGCAAAGCATTTTCGGTCGCCAAACTCGGCATCGGAGAGGACCCAGCGTTCCATATGGACAAGATGGCGATGGCGAACCTGGATGCCATCTATCTCGCCGCCTACGCCGTCGGACAGTTCACCTGGGGCATCCTCGCGGACCGCTTCGGCCCGAGAGTCGTGGTATTGGGCGGGTTGATCATCTCGGCCCTGGCGGCGCTGGTGATGGGCACCTACGCCACGTTGCCGATTTTCGCTACGTGCATGCTGATTCAAGGCCTGGCGCAATCCACGGGCTGGTCAGGACTGTGCAAGAACATCGGAAGCTTTTTCCCGGCCCAGCAACGCGGGCGGGTATTGGGGTTATGGAGTTCCTGCTACGCCTTTGGCGGACTGGTGGCTTCGCCCTTTGCCGGCTGGTGGGCGTACACCCTCATAGGCTCCTGGCACGCCGCGTTCATTTCCAGCGCCGCGGTGGTTGGGCTGGTTGCCGTGCTGTTTTTTATTTTTCAGCGCAACAGACCCGAAGACGTAGGTTTGCCGGCGGTCGAACCCGAACCTGAAATGAGCGATGAAGAACGTGCTGCCGAAAAGCGCATCAGTGTCTGGGCTCCGCTGCGCGAGATTATGCGCAATCGTACGGTGCTGACCCTGGGGCTGGCGTATTTCATGTTGAAGCCGGCGCGTTACGCCATTTTGCTCTGGGGGCCGGTGATCGTATTTGAGCAGATGCCCCAGGTGGGCAAAGTCGGTGCGGCGATTATTCCGACGGCGTTTGAACTGGCCGGGTTACTGGGGCCGATCATGATCGGCCTGGCCTCCGACAAAATTTTCGGTGCGCGGCGGATGCCCGCCTGCATTTTGAGTCTGTTTGCGCTGACGATCTCGCTGGCCTTCTTTATGGGGGCGCTGCATTCCGGCAGCGTGATGCTGGTGGTGGCGCTGTTGTTCATCATGGGCCTGACGCTTTACGGACCTGACTCGATGATCAGCGGAGCTGCGGCCATTGACTTCGGGACGGCCAAGGCGGGTGCCACGGCTGCCGGTTTTGTGAATGGCTGTGGTTCGGTAGGCGCGATTCTTGGAGGGCTGCTGCCGGGGTATTTCGACACGGTCACGGTGTTTATCGTCTTTGCCGGGTGCGCGCTGTTCGCTTCGCTGGTGCTGATTCCGCACTGGAACAGTCGTCCTGCCGGATACAAGCAGGAATGTCCGTTCGTGCCCAACAACTCGCTGTTGATCAAACCTTTGCGTACCTGA
- a CDS encoding LysR substrate-binding domain-containing protein, producing the protein MSVSHAQLKAFHAVAVHGSFTRAAERLFLSQPAISDQVRKLEERFGVQLFHRNKRSVRLTDLGERLLSVTQRLFVVQAEAHELLQDSQALLTGSLVLAVDAPVHVLPQIARFCERYPGITVKIETGNTDESLARLFNYQADLALLGRDINDERLLSVPLRSDPMLAFVARTHPWAGRSSICLADLDDTPLVLREVGSVTRQTLEEEMNRAGLRIRAAIQVEGREAAREAVVVGIGVGVVSAAEFGSDSRVCALPITDCNRRLTETLVCLREQGSRRVVSTFLDIVREDLRACAPAPAP; encoded by the coding sequence ATGTCGGTTTCCCACGCACAGTTAAAAGCGTTTCATGCGGTTGCGGTACATGGCAGTTTCACTCGCGCTGCCGAGCGGTTGTTTTTGAGCCAGCCGGCCATCTCCGATCAAGTCCGAAAACTCGAAGAACGATTTGGCGTGCAACTTTTCCACCGCAACAAGCGCTCGGTACGTCTGACCGATCTGGGTGAGCGGCTGCTGAGTGTGACCCAACGCCTGTTTGTGGTGCAGGCCGAAGCCCATGAGTTGCTGCAGGATTCCCAGGCGTTGCTGACGGGCAGTCTGGTTCTGGCCGTGGACGCTCCCGTTCATGTCTTGCCCCAGATTGCCCGTTTCTGCGAACGCTACCCGGGGATCACCGTCAAAATCGAAACCGGCAACACCGATGAGTCATTGGCACGCCTGTTCAACTACCAGGCTGACCTGGCGTTGTTGGGGCGTGATATCAATGATGAGCGTCTGCTCAGTGTGCCGTTGCGCAGCGACCCGATGCTGGCGTTTGTAGCGCGCACCCACCCCTGGGCCGGCCGCAGCTCCATTTGCCTGGCCGACCTGGATGACACGCCGCTGGTCTTGCGTGAAGTCGGCTCGGTGACTCGGCAAACCCTCGAGGAAGAAATGAACCGTGCAGGTCTGCGCATTCGTGCGGCGATTCAGGTCGAGGGACGCGAAGCCGCACGGGAAGCCGTGGTCGTCGGCATCGGCGTGGGGGTAGTGTCGGCGGCCGAATTCGGCTCGGACTCGCGTGTCTGTGCTTTGCCGATCACCGATTGCAACAGGCGCCTGACTGAAACCCTGGTCTGTCTGCGGGAGCAGGGTTCACGTCGGGTGGTGTCCACCTTTCTCGATATCGTGCGTGAGGACCTCAGGGCGTGTGCTCCGGCGCCAGCGCCATGA
- a CDS encoding LysR substrate-binding domain-containing protein yields MNLFQLRAFDAVAREGSFTRAAARLFISQPAVTGHIKTLEEHYQITLLRRTARRVELTEEGIKLAAITRAMFGLVDEAQVMLEANRQLLTGRLEVAADGPHMVMPMLASLRARYPGITVNLRLGNAQETLAALLSEHVDVAVLTEIEPRKGLTLRPLVESRICALVPASHPWLALPEGIDIAQLDQIIMVLREPTSITRRTFDEACDKAGVNPRVLLELDSREAVTEAVAAQLGVGIVSSIEVSHDPRVGAVPIKGEGLANRHMLGCMERRAELRLIKAFMALAPEHTP; encoded by the coding sequence GTGAATTTGTTCCAGCTTCGTGCGTTCGACGCAGTGGCCCGTGAAGGCAGCTTTACCCGTGCTGCGGCCCGATTGTTTATCAGCCAGCCGGCGGTCACCGGGCACATCAAGACCCTTGAGGAGCATTACCAGATCACCTTGCTGCGGCGAACTGCGCGGCGGGTTGAGCTGACAGAAGAGGGCATCAAGCTGGCCGCCATCACCCGTGCCATGTTTGGTCTGGTTGATGAGGCGCAGGTCATGCTTGAGGCCAATCGCCAGTTATTGACCGGGCGACTTGAGGTGGCGGCCGATGGTCCGCATATGGTGATGCCGATGCTGGCGAGCCTGCGGGCACGTTATCCGGGGATTACGGTCAATCTGCGGCTGGGCAACGCACAGGAAACCCTGGCGGCACTGCTGTCGGAGCACGTTGATGTGGCGGTGCTGACGGAGATAGAACCGCGCAAAGGATTGACCCTGCGGCCTCTCGTCGAGTCACGGATCTGCGCTCTGGTCCCGGCGAGCCACCCGTGGCTGGCGTTACCGGAAGGGATCGACATTGCGCAGCTGGATCAAATCATCATGGTGTTGCGTGAACCCACTTCCATTACCCGGCGCACCTTTGATGAGGCGTGCGATAAGGCCGGGGTTAACCCGCGTGTCCTGCTGGAGCTGGACAGCCGTGAAGCAGTCACCGAGGCCGTGGCCGCGCAGCTCGGGGTCGGGATCGTATCGTCTATCGAGGTCAGCCATGATCCGCGCGTAGGGGCGGTACCGATCAAGGGCGAAGGGCTGGCCAACCGGCATATGCTCGGCTGCATGGAACGCCGTGCCGAGCTGCGGTTGATCAAGGCTTTCATGGCGCTGGCGCCGGAGCACACGCCCTGA
- a CDS encoding 2-aminoethylphosphonate--pyruvate transaminase: MSTAAPILLTPGPLTTSARTRQAMMVDWGSWDDRFNQLTASLCEQLLAIINGSNSHYCVPLQGSGTFAVEAAIGTLVPRDGKVLVLINGAYGKRLAKICEVLGRRFSTFETAEDEPTTASDVDRLLSADPGITHVALIHCETSTGILNPLPEIANVIAQHGKRLIIDAMSSFGALPIDARQVPFDALIAASGKCLEGVPGMGFVFARKEALSNAAGNCHSLAMDLHDQHTYMVKTGQWRFTPPTHVVAALHEALLQYNEEGGLPARHQRYANNCQALLDGMASLGIRSFLPEAIQAPIIVTFHAPKDPRYQFKDFYERVKAKGFILYPGKLTQVETFRVGCIGHVNQAEMRAAVNAVAEVLQEMEVLEI; the protein is encoded by the coding sequence ATGAGTACTGCCGCGCCGATCCTGTTGACCCCTGGCCCACTGACCACCTCGGCGCGCACACGCCAGGCCATGATGGTCGACTGGGGCTCGTGGGATGACCGCTTCAACCAACTGACCGCCAGCCTGTGCGAGCAATTGCTGGCCATTATCAATGGCAGCAACAGCCATTACTGCGTGCCGCTGCAAGGCAGCGGCACCTTCGCCGTCGAAGCAGCCATTGGCACCCTGGTGCCACGCGATGGCAAGGTTCTGGTGCTGATCAACGGCGCCTACGGCAAGCGTCTGGCCAAAATCTGCGAGGTGCTGGGACGTCGCTTCAGCACCTTCGAAACGGCCGAAGACGAACCCACTACAGCCAGCGACGTGGATCGCTTGCTGAGCGCGGATCCTGGCATCACCCACGTCGCCCTGATTCACTGCGAAACCAGCACCGGGATTCTTAACCCGCTGCCAGAAATCGCCAACGTCATCGCCCAACATGGCAAGCGCCTGATCATTGACGCCATGAGTTCTTTCGGCGCCCTGCCCATCGACGCGCGGCAAGTCCCCTTCGATGCACTGATCGCAGCCTCCGGCAAATGCCTGGAAGGCGTGCCGGGCATGGGCTTTGTCTTTGCCCGTAAAGAGGCACTGAGCAATGCCGCAGGCAACTGCCATTCTTTGGCGATGGACCTGCATGATCAGCACACTTATATGGTCAAGACCGGGCAATGGCGCTTCACCCCGCCCACCCACGTCGTAGCCGCCCTGCATGAGGCACTGCTGCAATACAACGAAGAAGGCGGTTTGCCGGCTCGCCATCAGCGTTATGCCAACAACTGCCAGGCCTTGCTCGACGGTATGGCCAGCCTGGGCATCCGCAGCTTTCTGCCCGAGGCGATTCAAGCCCCCATTATCGTTACCTTCCATGCCCCCAAAGATCCTCGCTACCAGTTCAAGGATTTCTACGAACGGGTTAAAGCCAAGGGTTTCATCCTGTACCCAGGCAAGTTGACTCAGGTCGAGACCTTCCGGGTCGGCTGTATCGGCCACGTTAACCAGGCCGAAATGCGGGCGGCGGTCAATGCCGTGGCCGAAGTGCTGCAGGAAATGGAAGTGCTGGAAATCTGA
- the phnX gene encoding phosphonoacetaldehyde hydrolase, translating into MNYTNPSKLQAAILDWAGTVVDFGSFAPTQIFVEAFGEFDVQVSIEEARGPMGMGKWDHIRTLCDQPQITERYKKVFGRAPTDDDVTAIYERFMPLQIEKIAEHSALIPGALDTIAALRAQGIKIGSCSGYPAQVMAKVVELAATNGYVADHVVATDEVPNGRPWPAQALANVIALGIDDVGACVKIDDTVPGILEGRRAGMWTVALVCSGNALGLTHAQYKALAPETLATERKRIHALFEGSRPHYLIDTISDLPEVIADINKRLAQGEMPQSS; encoded by the coding sequence ATGAACTACACCAATCCAAGCAAGCTTCAGGCAGCCATTCTCGACTGGGCTGGCACCGTGGTCGATTTCGGCTCTTTCGCCCCGACCCAGATCTTTGTCGAGGCCTTCGGCGAGTTCGACGTGCAGGTCTCCATCGAAGAAGCCCGAGGCCCGATGGGCATGGGCAAGTGGGATCACATCAGGACGCTGTGCGATCAACCACAAATCACTGAACGCTACAAAAAAGTCTTTGGCCGCGCACCGACCGACGACGACGTGACCGCTATTTATGAGCGTTTCATGCCGCTGCAAATCGAAAAAATCGCCGAGCACTCGGCACTGATTCCCGGCGCGCTGGACACCATCGCCGCCCTGCGCGCTCAAGGCATCAAGATTGGTTCCTGCTCGGGCTACCCGGCACAAGTGATGGCCAAAGTGGTTGAACTGGCTGCCACCAATGGCTACGTCGCCGACCATGTAGTGGCCACCGACGAAGTACCGAACGGCCGTCCCTGGCCAGCCCAGGCACTGGCCAACGTGATCGCGCTGGGTATTGATGATGTAGGCGCCTGCGTGAAGATCGACGACACGGTTCCTGGCATTCTCGAAGGCCGTCGCGCCGGCATGTGGACGGTCGCTCTCGTGTGCTCAGGTAACGCTCTGGGCCTGACCCATGCGCAATACAAGGCACTGGCCCCTGAAACCCTGGCCACGGAACGCAAGCGCATCCACGCCCTGTTCGAAGGTTCGCGCCCACATTACTTGATCGACACCATCAGCGACCTGCCGGAGGTCATTGCTGACATTAACAAGCGTCTGGCCCAGGGCGAGATGCCGCAAAGCAGCTGA
- a CDS encoding NADPH-dependent FMN reductase — MSKVFDVAVLVGSLRKDSLNRKVALALAELAPASLKLKIVEIGDLALYNEDIDVTPAPASYTAFRDQIRPADAVLFVTPEYNRSVPGVLKNAIDVGSRPYGQSVFNAKPGAVISVSPGAIGGFGANHHLRQSLVFLNVPCMQQPEAYLGGAGDAFDASGKLSEKTRPFLQKFIDEFARWVEQHHKA, encoded by the coding sequence ATGAGCAAGGTCTTCGATGTTGCAGTATTGGTCGGCAGTTTGAGAAAGGATTCCCTCAACCGAAAAGTGGCCCTTGCCTTGGCGGAACTGGCCCCGGCCAGTCTGAAGCTGAAAATTGTCGAAATAGGGGATCTGGCACTTTATAACGAAGACATCGACGTTACGCCGGCACCTGCGTCCTACACCGCTTTTCGCGATCAAATACGCCCGGCGGATGCCGTACTGTTTGTGACACCCGAATACAACCGCTCGGTGCCGGGTGTGTTGAAGAATGCCATCGATGTGGGGTCGCGCCCTTATGGGCAAAGTGTCTTCAACGCCAAGCCGGGCGCAGTAATCAGTGTCTCACCGGGGGCCATCGGCGGATTTGGGGCTAACCATCATTTGCGCCAGTCGCTGGTTTTCCTCAATGTACCCTGCATGCAGCAGCCAGAAGCCTATTTGGGCGGTGCGGGGGATGCATTTGATGCCTCGGGGAAACTGTCTGAAAAAACGCGTCCGTTTCTGCAGAAATTCATCGATGAGTTTGCCCGCTGGGTCGAACAACATCACAAGGCCTGA